In one Halichondria panicea chromosome 4, odHalPani1.1, whole genome shotgun sequence genomic region, the following are encoded:
- the LOC135335279 gene encoding PAT complex subunit Asterix-like, whose protein sequence is MAPSDPRRPDKVYRYPKNAQAVGGSAEYFNAIGMVCSLVGLLMKMKWASWIGVCCSVMYLANSKTAEDKKTMISLFMLASSSLVMVYMQAPSPMTLPFT, encoded by the exons ATGGCTCCTAGTGATCCCAGGCGTCCTGACAAAGTGTACAGGTATCCGAAAAACGCCCAGGCGGTAGGGGGCTCTGCTGAGTACTTTAATGCTATTGGCATGGTCTGTAGCTTGGTGGGATTGCTCAtgaag ATGAAGTGGGCCTCGTGGATAGGCGTGTGTTGCTCTGTTATGTACCTGGCCAACAGCAAGACCGCAGAGGACAAGAAAACTATGATCAGTCTATTCAT GTTGGCTAGCTCGTCTCTAGTGATGGTGTACATGCAGGCTCCATCACCGATGACTTTACCATTCACGTAG
- the LOC135335278 gene encoding uncharacterized protein LOC135335278 → MEIFKLSLLLLTCYLLPHHVAAMPDGPPARACTSLRPEHPETEQTGPSLVQLDGIGAMYEPGNTFQFTISRPTVPFKGFMIQARASEFGFPFGIFIEQNDGKQRTMQCQAADDTLSHMNNETVTSVAVQWRADNIDAGIPSFNFYYSIVQNTNTYWVRITSDPIQVMRPTTPPPPVAEGDVNYQLVKVHGAMMIAAWGLLAPVGILMAIFYKVVWPSGEWFYSHIGIMVGALVLTIVGLIVIIVHAGGAWLTTTPANVPHQIMGIIVCIAVGVNPILAIIRCDPNNEWRSVFNWTHGTIGLIAGEGAALAAMMLGLHAFQELPGVYRDRVHAAIYMMSGVVGVFVMVLASYNLYDIMFRKYLSLDPDEMGTSSSVPGNIPDKPFYSRSNDEEETEPSRDYPLRAGLGIGIIVALLLLVFATIGLVGSA, encoded by the exons ATGGAGATATTCAAGCTGAGTTTGCTGCTACTGACATGCTACTTGTTACCACACCACGTTGCAGCCATGCCAGATGGTCCTCCTGCCAGGGCATGTACTTCTCTTCGTCCAGAACATCCTGAAACAGAGCAGACTGGTCCATCCTTAGTGCAGTTGGATGGTATAGGGGCAATGTATGAGCCAGGAAACACCTTTCAGT TCACCATCTCCAGACCTACTGTCCCATTCAAAGGCTTTATGATTCAAGCCAGGGCGTCTGAATTTGGATTTCCATTCGGTATTTTTATAGAGCAAAACGATGGGAAACAGAGAACAATGCAGTGCCAGGCAGCTGAT gataCCCTTTCTCACATGAACAACGAGACTGTAACATCTGTTGCAGTACAGTGGAGAGCTGACAATATTGATGCAGGCATCCCTAGCTTTAACTTCTA CTACAGTATTGTTCAGAACACCAATACCTACTGGGTGAGGATCACCTCCGATCCAATCCAAGTGATGCGCCCGACCACTCCCCCTCCTCCTGTTGCCGAGGGGGATGTCAACTATCAGCTGGTCAAAGTTCACG GTGCTATGATGATTGCAGCTTGGGGGCTGCTAGCTCCTGTCGGAATTTTAATGGCCATTTTCTACAAAGTCGTATGGCCCTCTGGAGAATGGTTCTAT TCCCACATAGGCATCATGGTGGGTGCGCTGGTTTTGACAATTGTGGGACTAATCGTGATCATTGTCCACGCAGGAGGGGCCTGGCTGACAACCACG CCGGCCAACGTTCCTCATCAGATCATGGGTATTATAGTGTGCATTGCTGTAGGAGTGAAC CCTATCCTGGCCATAATTCGCTGCGATCCCAACAACGAATGGCGTTCTGTTTTCAACTGGACACATGGCACGATCGGACTTATTGCCGGGGAAGGAGCGGCTT TGGCTGCAATGATGCTGGGACTCCATGCATTCCAAGAGTTGCCTGGAGTGTACAGGGACAGAGTGCATGCTGCCATTTACATGATGTCTGGGGTGGTGGGTGTATTTGTCATGGTGCTGGCGTCATACAATCTCTACGACATCATGTTCAGGAAAT ACCTCTCCCTGGATCCTGATGAGATGGGCACCTCCTCCTCTGTGCCTGGTAATATACCGGACAAACCTTTTTACTCACGGAGCAACGATGAGGAAGAGACTGAACCCTCCAGG GATTATCCCCTACGAGCTGGCCTTGGGATTGGAATAATCGTGGCCCTACTGCTGCTAGTATTCGCTACCATTGGACTCGTAGGATCTGCATGA